One stretch of Chryseobacterium sp. LJ668 DNA includes these proteins:
- a CDS encoding TonB-dependent receptor domain-containing protein yields the protein MNQTEIINIFTKKTLALTFVLSAAAFAFGQEKVGVSGTIVDKSNQPVPYASVTFSHKQNKLFSDATLTDEKGQYRLELTPGNYDVSVEAIDYKKSTINKQIAAAGNIGALSIEAEASTTNLKTQDIQGVTITATVKPYKVELDKRTYDPSQDIVSKGGNLQDVLSNVPSVSVDTDGTVSMRGSSNVRFLINGKPSALLGIDDGANALQSIPADQIERIEVITNPSSKFEASGTAGILNIILKKSKKTGFNGSVTGTLGYLPQTNLNTNLSWRKGNLTWFLNGGGGYRESKNTNRNNATYFNAVADKDRTAINQESISNNNNNNYNASSGFVYDFSDKTSINASATVRTFDSENIGNVTYDERFKDGTGAFSQRLNNGSNDNLAFQGDFGLDHKFDDKGQLISLSASLQSNRSFNDTYVNQTQNGLYELENSINQTTKNKTLVGKADYELPIGENAKIEAGYRLDINQNVYDNDVLERTVANPVFHFLNNYTYNAYYREIFNAGYVQFRSKIGKLGYQLGLRNEYSQVDIKYSNLDYYTDNINSKKTYNNLFPSVFLSYEIAKDNQFLINYSRRIDRPRSFFLIPNPSYTDNQNIFEGNIDLNPSYVDSYEFGYSISKGKFTINPTLYYRHSTDDVKMLVYSDKGVFKTRPINLGSDDRYGLDLNFNWDATKWLKFLGNVDLFGYKTTGIYTDPAILTKPMSFEGTGFSTRARLTSTFKIDKTFSFQLQGFYRGAQKTENQTRNDMYALNLGASKTIWDGNGTVSFNIQDIFNTRSMRSVTNTAEFSRDSYMQWQPRQFAVSLTYRFKQGEKIEQPKKKKDVNSNATGDEQQAPM from the coding sequence ACATTTTTACAAAGAAGACTTTAGCGCTTACTTTTGTATTATCTGCAGCGGCGTTTGCCTTCGGCCAGGAAAAAGTAGGTGTAAGCGGAACAATTGTAGACAAAAGTAACCAGCCGGTGCCTTACGCATCTGTTACTTTTAGTCACAAGCAAAATAAGCTTTTTAGTGATGCTACCCTAACGGATGAAAAGGGTCAATACAGATTAGAACTTACTCCCGGTAACTACGACGTTTCAGTAGAAGCAATTGATTATAAGAAAAGCACGATCAACAAGCAAATTGCTGCAGCAGGAAATATAGGAGCGTTATCTATTGAAGCTGAAGCATCAACAACCAATCTAAAAACACAGGATATACAGGGTGTTACGATTACTGCTACTGTAAAACCTTATAAAGTTGAGCTGGATAAGAGAACATACGACCCTTCTCAGGACATCGTAAGCAAAGGTGGAAACCTTCAGGACGTTCTCTCAAACGTACCTTCTGTGTCTGTAGATACAGACGGTACCGTGTCAATGAGAGGCAGCTCAAACGTAAGATTTTTGATTAATGGAAAACCTTCTGCTCTTCTGGGGATTGATGACGGCGCAAATGCTCTACAGAGTATTCCTGCAGACCAGATTGAAAGAATTGAAGTAATTACCAACCCATCTTCGAAATTTGAGGCAAGCGGAACGGCAGGTATTTTAAATATCATTTTAAAGAAATCTAAAAAAACAGGTTTTAACGGAAGTGTAACCGGAACTTTAGGCTATTTACCTCAAACCAATTTAAATACTAATTTAAGCTGGAGAAAAGGAAATCTGACATGGTTTTTGAATGGCGGCGGCGGCTATCGTGAATCTAAAAACACCAATAGAAACAACGCAACCTATTTTAATGCTGTTGCAGATAAAGATAGAACCGCGATCAATCAGGAATCTATCTCAAATAATAACAACAACAATTACAATGCATCTTCAGGATTCGTTTATGATTTTTCTGATAAAACATCGATAAATGCATCGGCAACCGTGCGAACTTTTGACAGTGAGAATATAGGAAATGTAACCTATGATGAGCGTTTCAAGGACGGAACAGGCGCATTCTCTCAAAGGCTGAACAATGGTTCTAATGACAATCTTGCTTTTCAGGGTGATTTTGGATTGGATCATAAATTTGATGATAAAGGGCAGCTTATATCATTGTCAGCAAGTTTACAGAGCAACAGATCATTTAATGATACCTATGTAAATCAAACTCAAAACGGTTTATATGAGCTAGAAAATTCCATTAATCAGACAACTAAAAATAAGACATTAGTAGGTAAAGCTGATTATGAGCTTCCTATTGGTGAAAATGCTAAAATTGAGGCAGGCTACAGATTAGACATCAATCAAAATGTTTATGATAATGATGTTTTAGAAAGAACAGTCGCAAATCCTGTATTTCATTTTCTGAATAACTATACTTACAATGCTTATTACAGGGAAATTTTCAATGCGGGATATGTTCAGTTCAGAAGTAAAATCGGAAAATTAGGTTATCAGCTAGGACTTAGAAATGAATATTCTCAGGTTGATATCAAATATTCAAATTTAGATTATTACACGGACAATATTAACAGTAAAAAAACTTATAATAATCTATTTCCTTCTGTATTTTTAAGCTACGAGATTGCAAAAGACAATCAGTTTTTAATCAATTATTCAAGAAGGATTGATAGACCGAGATCATTCTTTTTGATTCCAAACCCAAGTTATACCGATAATCAGAATATTTTTGAAGGGAATATTGACTTAAATCCATCTTATGTAGATTCTTATGAGTTTGGATACAGTATTTCAAAAGGTAAATTCACTATAAATCCGACTCTTTATTACAGACATTCAACAGATGATGTAAAAATGCTTGTGTATTCTGACAAGGGAGTTTTTAAAACCAGACCTATTAATTTGGGATCTGATGACCGCTACGGTTTAGATTTAAATTTCAATTGGGATGCTACAAAATGGTTGAAGTTCTTAGGTAATGTTGATTTATTCGGATATAAGACAACAGGAATCTATACTGATCCTGCAATTCTCACCAAACCAATGTCTTTTGAAGGTACAGGTTTTTCTACAAGAGCAAGACTGACTTCCACTTTCAAGATTGATAAGACATTCAGCTTCCAGCTGCAAGGTTTCTACAGAGGTGCCCAGAAAACTGAAAACCAGACAAGAAACGATATGTATGCTTTAAATCTTGGCGCATCAAAAACGATCTGGGACGGTAACGGAACAGTAAGCTTCAATATTCAGGATATTTTTAATACACGTTCTATGAGAAGTGTAACTAATACCGCTGAATTTAGCAGAGATTCTTATATGCAATGGCAACCAAGACAGTTTGCAGTATCCTTGACTTATAGATTCAAGCAGGGTGAAAAAATTGAGCAGCCTAAGAAAAAGAAAGATGTGAATTCTAATGCTACAGGAGACGAACAGCAGGCTCCGATGTAA
- a CDS encoding adenylyltransferase/cytidyltransferase family protein produces the protein MKTERIGITFSSFDLLHAGHIKMLEEAKTVCDYLIVGLQIDPSHDRPTKNKPTQTIVERYIQLKAVNAVDEIIPYYTEEDLEDILKSFVIDVRIIGDDYMDKDFTGKKYCEEKGIEIFYNKRDHRFSSSDLRKRIYEAEMAKLK, from the coding sequence ATGAAAACCGAAAGAATAGGCATCACATTCTCATCATTTGATTTACTTCATGCGGGCCACATCAAAATGTTGGAGGAAGCCAAAACTGTATGCGATTATCTGATTGTTGGTCTTCAAATCGATCCTTCACATGATCGTCCTACGAAGAATAAGCCAACTCAAACCATTGTTGAACGATATATACAGCTGAAAGCTGTGAATGCTGTGGACGAAATTATCCCTTACTATACGGAAGAAGATCTGGAAGATATCTTGAAATCTTTTGTGATTGATGTTCGGATTATTGGTGATGATTATATGGACAAGGATTTCACAGGAAAAAAATACTGTGAAGAAAAAGGAATTGAAATTTTTTATAATAAGAGAGATCACCGCTTTTCTTCAAGTGATCTTAGGAAAAGAATCTATGAAGCCGAAATGGCAAAACTGAAATAA
- the galE gene encoding UDP-glucose 4-epimerase GalE, translating into MAILVTGGLGYIGSHTVVELINNNFEVIIIDDLSNSEKFILSNIEEITGKRPIFYPFDLKRKELLNQVFDAHNIEGCINFAAFKAVGESQEKPVDYYENNLFSLINVLQEFKTRNISNFIFSSSCTVYGQADEMPIDENTLLKLPESVYGKTKQMGEEILKDFAQAYQRKICLLRYFNPIGAHPSSLLGELPIGIPNNLVPYVMQTAAGIREKLNVWGDDYPTEDGTAIRDYIYVVDLAKAHVAALKNLINKNSEKTVIDIYNLGTGKGSSVLEVVKAFESANDVSVPYQICDRREGDITVAYANADKAERELGWKSETSLEEALKTVWNWQKYLNSRKN; encoded by the coding sequence ATGGCAATACTTGTAACAGGCGGACTTGGGTACATCGGTTCTCACACCGTAGTAGAACTGATCAATAATAACTTTGAAGTCATTATTATAGATGATTTATCCAATTCGGAAAAATTTATTTTAAGCAATATTGAGGAAATTACAGGTAAGAGGCCTATTTTTTATCCTTTTGATTTAAAAAGAAAAGAACTTCTCAATCAGGTTTTTGACGCACATAATATTGAAGGCTGTATCAACTTTGCAGCATTTAAAGCAGTAGGTGAAAGCCAGGAAAAACCGGTTGATTATTATGAAAATAATTTATTTTCGTTGATCAATGTTCTTCAGGAATTTAAAACAAGAAATATTTCCAACTTTATTTTCAGTTCATCCTGTACTGTTTATGGACAAGCAGACGAAATGCCAATTGATGAAAACACTTTGCTCAAATTGCCGGAAAGCGTTTATGGCAAAACAAAACAAATGGGTGAGGAAATCTTAAAAGATTTTGCTCAGGCTTATCAAAGAAAAATCTGTTTGTTGAGGTATTTTAATCCGATTGGAGCACATCCTTCATCTCTGTTAGGAGAATTGCCTATCGGAATTCCGAATAATCTTGTGCCTTATGTGATGCAGACTGCAGCAGGAATTCGTGAAAAACTGAACGTATGGGGAGATGATTATCCTACTGAGGATGGAACAGCAATCCGTGATTATATCTATGTTGTAGATTTGGCGAAAGCTCACGTTGCCGCTTTGAAAAATCTGATCAATAAAAATTCAGAAAAAACTGTAATTGATATTTATAATCTAGGAACAGGGAAGGGATCATCGGTTTTAGAGGTTGTGAAAGCTTTTGAATCTGCTAATGATGTTTCGGTTCCTTATCAAATTTGTGACAGAAGAGAAGGAGATATTACCGTGGCCTATGCAAATGCTGATAAAGCAGAAAGAGAACTTGGGTGGAAATCTGAAACTTCATTGGAAGAAGCACTAAAAACGGTATGGAATTGGCAGAAGTATTTAAATTCAAGAAAAAATTAA
- a CDS encoding DegT/DnrJ/EryC1/StrS family aminotransferase: protein MKKIQMVDLQSQYYKIKNDVDNAVLNVLDSAAFINGPEVKSFQNELEAYLDVKNVIPCANGTDALQIALMALDLQEGDEVITADFTFAATVEVIHLLKLKSVLVDVDYDTFTISTKQIKKAITPKTKAIIPVHIFGQCANMEEILKIAEEHNLFVIEDNAQAIGSQFTFSDGSVKHAGTMSIVGTTSFFPSKNLGCYGDGGAIFTNNDELAHRLRGIVNHGMYERYYHDEVGVNSRLDSIQAAVLRKKLPNLDSYNDARRKAADYYDEAFGGNENILTPKRAAYSTHVFHQYTLRILNGKRNELQKFLTEKEIPAMIYYPVALRKQKAYYQESNDSDFLNTDKLLDQVISLPMHTELDEEQLKYITDAVLEFIR, encoded by the coding sequence ATGAAAAAGATACAGATGGTTGACTTGCAAAGTCAGTATTATAAAATAAAAAATGATGTAGATAATGCGGTTTTAAATGTGTTGGATTCTGCGGCTTTCATCAATGGCCCTGAAGTAAAATCTTTCCAAAACGAGCTGGAAGCCTATTTGGATGTGAAAAATGTAATTCCGTGTGCCAATGGAACCGATGCTTTGCAAATCGCACTCATGGCGTTAGATTTACAGGAAGGTGATGAGGTTATTACTGCGGACTTCACTTTTGCAGCGACGGTAGAGGTTATTCATTTGCTTAAATTAAAATCTGTATTGGTAGATGTTGATTACGATACTTTTACAATTTCTACAAAGCAGATCAAAAAAGCAATTACTCCTAAAACAAAAGCAATCATTCCGGTACATATTTTCGGACAGTGCGCGAATATGGAGGAGATTTTAAAGATTGCTGAAGAACATAATTTATTTGTGATCGAAGACAATGCACAGGCAATCGGTTCTCAGTTTACCTTTTCAGACGGAAGCGTAAAACACGCAGGTACGATGTCAATTGTCGGGACAACTTCATTTTTTCCGTCTAAAAATTTAGGATGTTATGGTGATGGAGGTGCAATTTTTACCAATAATGACGAGTTAGCCCATAGATTAAGAGGGATCGTCAATCATGGAATGTACGAAAGATACTATCACGATGAGGTCGGGGTAAATTCAAGATTAGACAGCATTCAGGCGGCAGTTTTAAGAAAAAAACTTCCCAATCTGGATTCTTATAACGATGCCAGAAGAAAAGCAGCTGATTATTATGATGAAGCTTTCGGAGGAAATGAAAATATTTTAACTCCGAAAAGAGCAGCATATTCAACACACGTCTTCCATCAATATACCTTGAGAATCCTTAACGGAAAACGAAATGAATTGCAGAAATTCTTAACTGAAAAAGAAATTCCGGCAATGATTTATTACCCTGTCGCCTTAAGAAAACAGAAAGCCTATTATCAGGAAAGCAACGATAGCGATTTTTTGAATACCGATAAGCTTTTGGATCAGGTAATTTCTCTTCCGATGCACACAGAATTAGACGAAGAGCAGCTGAAGTATATTACAGATGCTGTGTTGGAGTTTATAAGATAA
- a CDS encoding S8/S53 family peptidase gives MKKLLLICFLAGYSLSQAQTELVFVYFNSKPNKTAFYANPLSELSQKALDRRTALGIALNDQDAPIEQSYIQNLQNLGFTITDSSKWLNGVAVNANQAQVNLIKAQPFVQSVESFAKNSSLILKTQNTNKWESFEKAQKDLTTFNYGSGSEQIDQINLRPLHLAGFTGNGVSIAVIDTGFPNVNTGTAFSRLWTNNKIKAGYDFVTKTTNIYNTSLNAHGTVVLGAIGGYIQNTFVGSAPDADFYLYRSENAAVEVPEEELYWIEAAEEADRKGVDVITTSLGYNVFDDPKYSYTYAQMNGTTSFIARASQIAASKGIFVLIAAGNSGEQTWHYITTPGDNAQVFTIGSVDSAGLSSGFSSYGPNSLGVIKPDASARGTAATTVDNNTTTSVSGTSIATPIAAGGVACLIQAFPTMSRDLMKTKLRQTASLFPNYTDQMGYGILNFGNLYNSVLNTSELVKKDKFAIFPNPVKTILNIATEGEVSSLEVYDNLGKLVLKSKKQKSINVQDFSNGTYYLKIQMKDQVYYEKFLKE, from the coding sequence ATGAAAAAACTTTTATTAATTTGTTTTTTAGCAGGTTATAGTTTAAGCCAGGCTCAAACCGAATTGGTTTTTGTCTATTTTAACAGCAAACCCAATAAAACAGCTTTCTATGCCAATCCTTTGTCTGAGCTTTCTCAAAAGGCACTCGATCGACGTACTGCTTTAGGAATAGCCCTGAATGACCAGGACGCGCCGATTGAACAAAGCTACATCCAAAATCTTCAGAATTTAGGATTTACAATTACAGACTCCTCAAAATGGCTAAATGGTGTTGCCGTAAATGCCAATCAGGCTCAGGTTAATTTAATCAAAGCTCAGCCTTTTGTGCAGTCTGTAGAAAGTTTTGCGAAAAACTCTTCATTGATATTAAAAACTCAAAATACCAATAAATGGGAAAGTTTCGAAAAAGCTCAAAAAGATTTGACAACATTTAATTATGGTTCAGGATCAGAACAGATTGATCAGATCAATCTAAGACCGCTTCATCTTGCGGGGTTCACAGGAAACGGCGTTTCAATCGCGGTGATCGACACAGGTTTCCCTAATGTCAATACGGGCACGGCATTCTCCAGATTATGGACTAACAATAAAATTAAAGCCGGTTATGATTTTGTGACAAAAACTACCAATATCTATAATACTTCTTTAAATGCACATGGGACCGTGGTATTAGGAGCAATTGGCGGATACATTCAAAATACTTTTGTAGGTTCTGCACCTGATGCAGATTTCTATCTTTACCGAAGCGAAAATGCGGCTGTAGAGGTTCCCGAAGAAGAGCTTTACTGGATCGAAGCTGCCGAAGAAGCCGACAGAAAAGGTGTAGATGTCATCACAACTTCTTTAGGCTATAACGTTTTCGATGACCCAAAATATAGCTATACTTACGCCCAAATGAACGGAACAACTTCTTTTATTGCGAGAGCAAGCCAGATTGCCGCAAGTAAAGGAATTTTTGTTTTGATTGCGGCCGGAAATTCGGGTGAGCAAACCTGGCATTATATTACAACACCTGGTGACAATGCACAGGTTTTCACCATCGGATCTGTAGATTCTGCAGGATTGTCTTCAGGATTTTCATCGTATGGGCCTAATTCTCTAGGTGTTATAAAGCCCGATGCAAGCGCAAGAGGAACAGCTGCAACAACTGTTGATAACAATACTACAACTTCAGTCTCGGGGACATCAATTGCTACACCCATTGCTGCCGGCGGAGTTGCATGTCTGATACAGGCTTTTCCTACGATGAGCAGGGATTTAATGAAAACCAAATTAAGACAAACTGCTTCCCTTTTCCCCAATTATACGGACCAAATGGGTTATGGGATTTTGAATTTCGGAAATTTATATAATTCAGTGTTGAATACTTCTGAACTGGTGAAAAAAGATAAATTTGCCATTTTCCCGAACCCAGTAAAAACAATTTTAAATATCGCAACTGAAGGTGAAGTCTCATCTCTTGAAGTGTATGATAATTTAGGAAAATTAGTTTTAAAATCAAAAAAACAAAAATCAATCAACGTTCAGGATTTTTCTAATGGGACCTATTATCTGAAAATTCAGATGAAAGATCAGGTTTATTATGAGAAATTTTTGAAAGAATAA
- a CDS encoding phosphoenolpyruvate carboxylase, with protein sequence MRQDQRTEKFRQIVENKFQIYNSLFMSLPYDKMTNIGMLLPFLYEESKEGYQSGKTPEDIVEEFFTNHTDLQTEEQKLELLFKIIQYIERQVVLFDSIEDAAFPNLHSESDSGTATNLFERSLQDHKLEKVREKLRDFTVKVVFTAHPTQFYPSSVQRILHDLRKSITDDSITNIDMLLQQLGKTPFVNKEKPTPIDEALSIIHYLRYVYYDTIGELFTKIKKTFGTEHYHLHEDLIQLGFWPGGDRDGNPFVTADVTKRVSEELRSAILKSYYGNLKDVRRRLSFRGVSEILGQLSAELYSAIFRNEIITAEHIIKRLDDAEEILISQHNSLFLDQLENFRDRVKIFGTHFATLDIRQDSRIHQQVIDDVYRAQLGESEASHEEKFNQLIQLSEKINAGDFNDIVKDTLLNVVQIKDIQLANGHRGMNRYIISNSDAVKDVMNVYAFFKISGYRDEEINMDIVPLFETMEGLDNAEKVMKDLYENPIYQKHLERRGNQQTIMLGFSDGTKDGGYLKANWEIYKAKEVLTKLSEENGIKVVFFDGRGGPPARGGGKTHDFYASQGKTIANNKIELTIQGQTITSIFGNKEQAKYNFEQLLTAGVENDVFKNSKKDLTEKERALILELANISYKKYSDLKAHPMFVPYLQEMSTLEYYGKTNIGSRPSKRGGGNELKFEDLRAIPFVGSWSQLKQNVPGFFGFGFAMQQLKDEGRFNEVRELYRGSDFFKTLVLNSMMSMNKSYFPLTYYIKDNPKFGEFWNVLFEEYNLSKDIMLELTGFTMLQEEDPLSRKSVKIREKIVLPLLSIQQYALMKIQKGEGNKEAYEKLVTRSLFGNINASRNSA encoded by the coding sequence ATGAGACAAGACCAGCGCACAGAAAAATTCAGGCAGATTGTAGAAAATAAATTTCAGATTTACAACTCATTATTTATGAGCCTCCCTTATGATAAAATGACCAATATCGGGATGCTTCTTCCTTTTCTGTATGAAGAAAGTAAAGAAGGTTATCAATCAGGGAAAACTCCTGAAGATATCGTAGAAGAATTCTTTACCAATCATACAGATCTGCAGACAGAAGAACAAAAATTAGAATTGCTGTTTAAAATCATTCAGTATATAGAAAGACAGGTGGTTTTGTTTGACAGTATTGAAGATGCAGCATTTCCGAATTTGCATTCTGAAAGTGACAGCGGAACCGCGACCAATCTTTTTGAGCGTTCGTTGCAGGATCATAAATTAGAAAAAGTGCGCGAAAAGCTACGGGATTTTACAGTAAAAGTGGTTTTTACGGCTCACCCTACACAGTTTTATCCAAGTTCGGTTCAGAGAATTCTGCATGATTTAAGAAAGTCTATTACCGATGATTCGATTACCAATATCGACATGCTTTTGCAGCAGTTAGGGAAAACGCCTTTCGTCAATAAAGAAAAACCAACTCCGATTGATGAGGCTTTGAGCATCATTCATTATCTGAGATATGTTTATTATGATACCATTGGTGAGTTGTTCACTAAAATAAAAAAAACTTTTGGTACAGAGCATTATCATTTGCATGAGGATTTAATTCAGCTCGGCTTTTGGCCGGGAGGTGACCGAGACGGAAATCCTTTTGTTACTGCTGATGTTACAAAAAGAGTTTCTGAAGAACTGCGCTCTGCAATTTTAAAATCTTATTATGGAAATCTGAAAGATGTCAGAAGAAGATTGAGCTTCAGGGGTGTTTCAGAAATTTTAGGACAGTTGAGTGCAGAATTGTACAGTGCTATTTTTAGAAATGAAATAATCACTGCGGAACATATAATCAAAAGGCTTGATGACGCAGAGGAAATATTGATAAGTCAGCATAATTCGCTGTTCTTAGACCAGCTTGAAAACTTCAGAGATCGAGTAAAAATCTTCGGGACTCACTTTGCCACTTTAGATATCAGACAAGACAGCAGGATTCATCAGCAGGTGATTGATGATGTCTACAGAGCTCAGTTGGGTGAATCTGAAGCAAGTCATGAAGAAAAATTTAATCAGCTGATTCAGCTTTCAGAAAAAATAAATGCCGGTGATTTTAATGATATTGTAAAAGACACCTTACTCAATGTTGTACAGATAAAAGATATTCAGTTAGCAAACGGACATCGAGGGATGAATCGGTATATTATTTCCAATTCTGATGCGGTGAAAGATGTGATGAATGTGTATGCATTTTTCAAAATTTCGGGGTACAGAGATGAAGAAATTAATATGGATATTGTTCCGCTATTTGAGACGATGGAAGGTCTTGATAATGCCGAAAAGGTGATGAAAGATTTATACGAAAATCCAATTTATCAAAAACATTTGGAACGTAGAGGAAATCAGCAGACGATTATGCTCGGTTTCTCCGACGGAACTAAAGATGGTGGTTATCTGAAAGCCAACTGGGAAATTTACAAAGCCAAAGAAGTGCTCACTAAACTGTCAGAAGAAAACGGAATTAAAGTTGTTTTTTTCGACGGTAGAGGTGGTCCGCCGGCTAGAGGCGGAGGCAAAACCCACGATTTCTATGCTTCCCAGGGAAAAACAATTGCCAATAATAAAATTGAATTGACCATTCAGGGACAGACCATTACAAGCATTTTTGGAAATAAAGAGCAGGCAAAATATAATTTTGAACAGCTTCTGACGGCTGGCGTTGAAAATGATGTTTTTAAAAACTCTAAAAAAGATCTTACGGAAAAAGAAAGAGCTCTGATTCTTGAGCTGGCCAATATCAGTTATAAAAAATATTCAGATTTAAAAGCGCATCCCATGTTTGTGCCTTATCTTCAGGAGATGAGCACGCTAGAATATTACGGAAAAACCAATATCGGAAGCCGACCTTCAAAACGCGGTGGTGGAAATGAACTGAAATTTGAAGATTTGAGAGCTATACCTTTTGTGGGATCATGGTCACAGCTTAAACAGAACGTTCCTGGATTTTTTGGCTTTGGTTTTGCGATGCAGCAATTGAAAGATGAGGGCAGATTTAATGAAGTGAGAGAATTGTACAGAGGTTCTGATTTCTTTAAAACTTTAGTATTAAACTCGATGATGAGCATGAACAAATCGTATTTTCCGTTAACCTATTACATCAAAGACAATCCGAAATTCGGTGAATTCTGGAATGTGCTTTTCGAAGAATACAATCTTTCAAAAGATATCATGCTTGAACTGACAGGTTTTACGATGCTTCAGGAAGAAGATCCGTTGTCAAGAAAATCTGTGAAAATACGTGAGAAAATTGTACTTCCGTTGTTGAGCATTCAGCAATACGCTTTAATGAAAATTCAGAAAGGTGAAGGAAACAAGGAAGCGTATGAAAAACTGGTAACAAGATCGCTTTTTGGAAATATTAATGCGAGTAGAAATTCGGCTTAA
- a CDS encoding iron-containing alcohol dehydrogenase, whose protein sequence is MLNFEFKNPTKIFFGKGEIAKISKEIPQDARILMIYGSGSIKTNGIYEQVKQTLKDYDLFEFGGIPANPEYEVLVKALQDIKENKITYLLAVGGGSVIDGVKFLSAAANYEGEPWEILKKPIRTLEGKGMPFGTILTLPATGSEMNSGYVISRRETREKLSSGGPGLFPQFSVLDPEVVKSIPKKQIANGIADAYTHVLEQYMTFPSSADLQERIAESILISLQETAPKVMAENFDYDAAGNFMWCCTMALNGLIQKGVITDWAVHAMGHELTAYYGIDHARTLAVIAPSHYRYNFENKKEKLAQYAERVWKITEGNTEQKAEAAIRKMEEFFHSLHIQTRLSDYTDDYLNTAERVEKAFTERNWIGLGEHKKLTPQDAYKIVEMSY, encoded by the coding sequence ATGCTTAATTTCGAATTTAAAAATCCCACAAAAATATTTTTCGGTAAGGGAGAAATTGCCAAAATTTCAAAAGAAATCCCACAAGATGCAAGAATTTTAATGATCTATGGCAGTGGAAGCATCAAAACCAACGGCATTTACGAGCAGGTAAAGCAAACTTTGAAAGATTATGATCTCTTTGAGTTCGGAGGTATTCCTGCCAATCCTGAATATGAAGTTTTGGTGAAGGCTTTACAAGATATCAAAGAAAACAAGATTACCTATCTGCTCGCTGTAGGAGGCGGTTCTGTGATTGACGGAGTGAAATTTCTATCTGCAGCAGCCAATTACGAAGGCGAACCGTGGGAAATTTTGAAAAAGCCTATTAGAACCTTGGAAGGTAAAGGAATGCCATTCGGGACTATTTTAACGTTACCGGCAACCGGATCAGAAATGAATTCAGGATATGTAATCTCGAGAAGAGAAACTAGGGAGAAATTATCTTCAGGCGGACCAGGGCTGTTTCCTCAATTCTCGGTTTTGGATCCTGAGGTTGTAAAATCTATTCCGAAAAAACAGATTGCGAATGGTATTGCTGATGCTTATACTCACGTTTTGGAACAATATATGACTTTCCCGTCTTCTGCAGATCTCCAGGAGAGGATTGCAGAGAGCATTTTGATCAGTCTCCAGGAAACCGCGCCAAAAGTAATGGCTGAAAATTTTGATTATGATGCAGCTGGAAATTTTATGTGGTGTTGTACCATGGCTCTTAACGGCCTTATTCAAAAGGGAGTAATCACCGATTGGGCAGTTCATGCAATGGGCCATGAGCTAACTGCTTATTACGGTATTGATCACGCAAGAACTCTCGCAGTAATCGCACCTTCTCATTACCGCTATAATTTCGAAAATAAAAAGGAAAAATTAGCTCAATACGCTGAAAGAGTTTGGAAAATAACTGAAGGAAATACAGAACAAAAAGCTGAAGCTGCTATCAGGAAAATGGAAGAGTTTTTCCACAGTCTGCATATTCAGACCAGACTTTCAGATTATACTGATGATTACCTCAACACTGCAGAACGTGTTGAGAAAGCTTTTACGGAAAGAAATTGGATTGGATTGGGTGAACATAAAAAACTGACTCCTCAGGACGCATACAAAATTGTGGAGATGAGTTATTAG
- a CDS encoding lipocalin-like domain-containing protein, which produces MKKYLLLFAFAGLALTSCEDDDVQHFEMDMLKGEWKVSKAEIISGADNKTVISTDTPTGCNAKSTTEFRIDFYAAYTAVTGVGATCTSSKTEGTYTYDAETKELVIKYNNDTARKYKVVILSSSELRLMEMFDSIDYDGDTVIDYTFINYVR; this is translated from the coding sequence ATGAAAAAATACTTACTTTTATTTGCCTTTGCTGGTTTGGCACTTACTTCGTGCGAAGATGATGACGTTCAACACTTTGAAATGGATATGCTGAAAGGTGAATGGAAGGTTTCTAAAGCTGAAATTATTTCAGGAGCAGACAATAAAACTGTAATTTCAACTGATACCCCTACAGGCTGTAACGCGAAAAGCACAACTGAATTCAGAATTGATTTTTATGCAGCATATACAGCTGTAACCGGTGTAGGAGCTACATGTACCAGTTCTAAAACTGAAGGAACTTACACTTATGATGCCGAAACGAAAGAATTGGTTATTAAATATAACAATGATACCGCAAGAAAATATAAGGTTGTCATTCTGAGCAGTTCAGAGCTAAGACTGATGGAAATGTTTGACAGTATAGATTACGACGGAGACACGGTCATCGATTACACCTTTATCAATTACGTAAGATAA